A region of Cellulophaga sp. RHA19 DNA encodes the following proteins:
- the ruvA gene encoding Holliday junction branch migration protein RuvA — MITHLRGKLVEKNPTFLVIECNGVGYFVNISLHTLSKVTDAENIQLYTHLQVKEDSHTLFGFAEKSEREIFRLLISVSGIGPSIARTMLSSLSPAQVRDAIAGGDVATIQSVKGIGAKTAQRVILDLKDKVLKIYDIDEVSTSSNNTNKEEALSALEVLGFVRKQAEKTVDKVVSQDPTLSVENIIKLALKNL; from the coding sequence ATGATTACACATTTAAGAGGGAAATTAGTAGAGAAAAATCCAACATTTTTAGTAATTGAGTGTAATGGTGTAGGTTACTTTGTAAACATATCACTGCATACTTTGTCTAAGGTGACAGATGCAGAAAATATACAGTTGTATACACATTTACAAGTTAAAGAAGATTCGCATACATTGTTTGGTTTTGCAGAAAAATCTGAGCGAGAAATTTTTAGATTATTAATTTCTGTTTCAGGAATTGGACCTAGTATTGCGCGAACAATGTTGTCATCGTTATCACCAGCTCAGGTGAGAGATGCAATTGCTGGTGGAGATGTGGCAACAATACAGTCTGTAAAAGGTATTGGAGCAAAAACTGCACAACGTGTTATTTTAGATTTAAAAGATAAAGTATTAAAAATATACGATATTGATGAAGTTTCTACTTCTTCAAACAATACAAATAAAGAAGAAGCGTTATCTGCTTTAGAGGTTCTTGGTTTTGTTCGCAAACAAGCAGAGAAAACCGTTGACAAAGTTGTTAGTCAGGACCCAACATTAAGCGTTGAAAACATTATTAAGTTGGCGCTGAAAAATTTGTAA